A stretch of bacterium DNA encodes these proteins:
- the cas7b gene encoding type I-B CRISPR-associated protein Cas7/Csh2: MAQETPTAEKKLVKNRSEILFLYDITDANPNGDPLDENKPRIDEETGINIVTDVRLKRTIRDYLHDYKKLDIFIIETKDDKGDLRTKEDRLGDFKTSEDLLNKCIDIRLFGATTAVEKKTMALTGPVQFKYGRSLHKVDSIYIKGTTVMPSKADKKQGTFTEKYMLPYSLIAFYGIVNENAALTQALKLTEEDIILMLEGIWNGTKNLISGSKFGQMPRLLMQVIYKNENFYIGELEKRMTLVSDINGERIRNISEVKIDITNLVKSLNDYKGKIEKIKLKVDERISFIKDNKDCSIKDALNGLSIEDLIL, translated from the coding sequence ATGGCACAAGAAACCCCAACAGCAGAAAAAAAGTTAGTAAAGAATCGTTCGGAAATTTTATTTTTGTATGATATAACAGACGCAAATCCAAATGGCGATCCTTTGGATGAAAATAAACCAAGGATAGACGAAGAAACGGGAATCAATATTGTTACGGATGTAAGGTTAAAAAGGACGATTAGGGATTATTTACATGATTATAAAAAACTAGATATTTTTATAATAGAAACGAAAGATGACAAAGGAGATTTAAGAACTAAAGAAGACCGTTTAGGCGATTTTAAAACATCCGAAGATTTACTAAATAAATGTATAGATATCAGATTGTTTGGAGCCACAACGGCAGTAGAAAAGAAAACAATGGCATTAACTGGGCCTGTCCAGTTTAAATATGGCCGGTCACTTCATAAGGTTGATTCGATTTATATAAAAGGTACAACAGTTATGCCTTCTAAGGCCGACAAAAAACAGGGAACATTCACCGAAAAATATATGCTCCCATATTCTCTTATAGCATTTTATGGTATTGTAAATGAAAATGCCGCTTTGACTCAAGCATTGAAATTAACAGAAGAAGACATAATTTTGATGCTTGAAGGAATCTGGAATGGAACCAAGAATTTAATATCCGGGTCAAAATTTGGACAGATGCCAAGATTGCTTATGCAGGTTATTTATAAAAATGAAAATTTTTATATTGGAGAGTTAGAGAAAAGAATGACGCTTGTTTCAGATATTAATGGTGAACGAATTCGCAATATATCGGAAGTAAAGATTGATATTACAAATCTTGTCAAATCACTAAATGATTATAAGGGCAAGATTGAAAAAATCAAATTAAAGGTTGATGAACGGATTTCGTTTATAAAAGATAATAAAGACTGTTCTATTAAGGACGCATTAAACGGTTTAAGCATTGAAGACTTAATTTTATAA
- the cas5b gene encoding type I-B CRISPR-associated protein Cas5b: MKVLAFNIWGDYAHFRKFYTTSSPLTFSFPPPSTIAGILGAIYGAGKEEYLDIFSSQRCHIAIKIINPVKKIRMGINLINTKGNFWIPYGNQYHEPRTQIRTEFVKEPSYMVYVNHQDPKIFDTLCKNIKEHKSFYTVSLGLSELLADFEYAGIYNSEETLSNDELTELCTPVIITNLISDGLGIEEGKKYFKEKMPIIMNQKRIVGKYDDVIFEPEGNTIKARVKTYHKLENGENIVFF, from the coding sequence ATGAAAGTTTTAGCCTTTAATATATGGGGTGATTATGCCCATTTCCGTAAATTCTATACTACATCGTCTCCATTAACATTTTCTTTTCCTCCGCCATCAACTATCGCAGGTATTTTGGGTGCTATTTATGGAGCAGGTAAAGAAGAATATTTAGATATATTTTCATCCCAAAGATGTCATATTGCTATAAAAATTATAAATCCAGTTAAAAAAATAAGAATGGGAATAAATCTTATAAACACAAAAGGAAATTTTTGGATTCCATATGGAAATCAATATCACGAACCGCGCACACAAATAAGAACCGAATTTGTGAAAGAACCATCCTATATGGTATATGTTAATCATCAAGATCCCAAAATATTTGATACTCTCTGCAAAAATATTAAAGAACACAAAAGTTTCTATACTGTGTCTCTTGGATTGAGTGAACTGCTGGCAGATTTTGAATATGCAGGTATTTATAATTCAGAGGAGACATTATCAAATGATGAATTAACGGAACTATGCACCCCTGTAATTATTACAAATCTGATTTCTGATGGTTTGGGAATAGAAGAAGGTAAAAAATATTTTAAAGAAAAAATGCCGATAATAATGAATCAGAAAAGAATTGTTGGAAAGTATGATGACGTAATATTTGAGCCTGAAGGTAATACTATAAAGGCAAGAGTAAAAACATATCATAAGCTCGAAAATGGAGAAAACATTGTGTTCTTCTAA
- the cas3 gene encoding CRISPR-associated helicase Cas3', which yields MEKTLCSSNLYSHPDKLLEDHLIGVSRLASLFLSEKPQNIRNELTDISRIIALTHDLGKASGYFQKYLFADEKEKYRLKGSKEVRHSFLSSLCVYYITKEIKPESLYPFFAFLTVRRHHGNLRDVLNEVSDFDDKDAELLRKQLESTNNDNFYALANKLHKAGLPVLLNKNNIDRWINDFGKEMKVVKKQIKEIDGNVRSFITINLLYSLLLDADKSDVVIKDTSAFERKQIITGNLVDNYKAKTSFPQSPINDIRDKAYQEVMGNNITTNKKIYSLNLPTGLGKTLAAFSFALKLKERLKKDNVNPRIIYALPFLSIIDQNSNVFESVIKANDIKPDSDVFLKHHHLSEIFYKKEDIEFEPDEAKILIEGWNSEIIVTTFIQLFHTLISNKNRSIRKFHRLANSIIILDEIQSIPIKYWLLLKTVLKELSESLNVYIIFATATEPLIFDREETQSLVNRDFYFNSLDRVSLISHLSRAMTLNEIYDYFKLTDGKSYLFIFNTIGAAKDFYNLIKDTEIPKTYLSTYLTPKDRLERIKDIKNGSYKIVVSTQLVEAGVDIDFDVVVRDIAPLDSINQASGRCNRNGNKKGNVHIVILEDANDKKYASYIYDSVLLDITQRILSNKDEIKEGEFLQLIESYYMETKEKKTQEVSKNLLEAITKLRYDSEDDKTSISEFKLIEESYQKTDVFIELDEEAKEVWKQYAGLKNIDGIFLRKQKFDSIKADFYQYVISIPSNVKNMPEMFGEIGYVKQSILADYYDSETGFIAKDTKSVIIW from the coding sequence ATGGAGAAAACATTGTGTTCTTCTAATCTCTATTCACACCCGGACAAACTGCTTGAAGACCATTTAATAGGTGTTTCAAGACTGGCATCCCTATTTCTTTCCGAAAAACCGCAAAATATCCGGAATGAATTAACAGATATCAGCCGAATTATAGCCTTGACCCATGACTTAGGGAAGGCATCTGGTTATTTCCAAAAATATCTATTTGCAGATGAAAAGGAAAAATATAGACTTAAAGGAAGTAAAGAAGTTAGGCACAGTTTTTTATCATCTCTATGCGTTTATTATATTACCAAAGAAATAAAACCTGAAAGCCTTTATCCTTTCTTTGCTTTTCTAACTGTCAGGAGACACCACGGAAATTTAAGGGATGTCTTAAATGAAGTATCAGATTTTGACGATAAAGATGCTGAGTTACTGCGCAAACAGCTTGAAAGCACAAATAATGATAATTTTTATGCGCTTGCTAATAAACTTCACAAAGCAGGGTTGCCGGTACTTTTAAATAAAAACAACATTGATCGATGGATTAATGACTTTGGCAAAGAAATGAAAGTTGTTAAAAAACAGATTAAAGAAATAGATGGCAATGTCAGGAGTTTTATAACCATCAATCTTCTTTATTCTCTGCTTCTTGATGCGGACAAGAGCGATGTGGTTATAAAGGATACATCAGCATTTGAACGGAAGCAAATAATTACCGGCAATTTGGTAGATAACTATAAGGCGAAAACATCATTCCCTCAATCTCCAATAAATGATATTAGAGACAAGGCATATCAAGAGGTAATGGGTAACAATATTACCACAAACAAAAAAATTTACTCTTTAAACCTTCCCACTGGTTTGGGTAAGACATTAGCAGCCTTTTCTTTTGCATTAAAACTTAAAGAGCGGTTAAAAAAAGATAACGTAAATCCAAGGATTATTTATGCTTTGCCTTTTTTAAGCATTATCGACCAAAATTCCAATGTATTTGAATCTGTGATAAAAGCAAACGACATTAAACCTGATTCTGATGTTTTTCTAAAACACCATCATCTCTCAGAAATATTTTACAAAAAAGAGGATATTGAATTTGAACCCGATGAGGCAAAGATACTCATTGAGGGATGGAATTCTGAAATAATTGTGACTACTTTTATACAGCTATTTCATACTTTGATTTCCAATAAAAACAGGAGCATCAGAAAATTTCATAGACTTGCAAATTCAATTATTATACTTGATGAAATTCAGTCTATCCCTATCAAATATTGGCTGCTTTTGAAAACTGTTTTAAAAGAACTTTCTGAGTCGTTAAATGTCTATATTATATTTGCAACAGCCACAGAACCTTTGATATTCGATAGAGAAGAAACTCAAAGTCTTGTTAATAGAGATTTTTATTTCAATTCATTAGATAGGGTTTCATTGATTTCTCATCTGTCGCGGGCAATGACATTAAACGAAATTTATGATTATTTCAAGCTAACTGATGGGAAAAGCTATCTTTTTATATTTAACACCATAGGCGCTGCAAAAGATTTTTATAATTTAATTAAAGATACGGAGATACCGAAAACATATTTATCTACTTATCTAACGCCAAAAGACCGTCTTGAGCGGATAAAGGATATTAAAAATGGTAGTTATAAGATTGTCGTATCAACACAACTTGTAGAGGCCGGCGTAGACATAGATTTTGATGTCGTTGTTAGAGATATTGCCCCCCTGGATTCAATAAATCAGGCATCGGGAAGATGCAACAGAAATGGTAATAAAAAAGGTAATGTTCATATTGTTATATTAGAAGATGCTAATGATAAAAAATACGCTTCATACATATATGACAGTGTCTTACTCGATATAACTCAAAGAATTTTATCTAATAAGGACGAAATAAAAGAAGGCGAATTTTTACAGCTAATAGAAAGCTATTATATGGAGACAAAAGAAAAAAAGACTCAAGAGGTTTCCAAAAATCTTTTAGAAGCAATTACGAAACTTAGATATGATAGTGAGGATGATAAAACCTCTATTTCAGAATTTAAACTTATTGAGGAAAGCTATCAAAAAACCGATGTTTTTATAGAATTAGATGAAGAAGCCAAAGAGGTATGGAAGCAATATGCAGGGTTAAAAAATATTGACGGTATTTTTTTAAGAAAGCAAAAATTTGATTCAATAAAAGCTGACTTTTACCAATATGTCATATCAATCCCTTCTAATGTTAAAAATATGCCGGAAATGTTTGGCGAAATCGGTTATGTAAAGCAATCTATTTTAGCAGACTATTATGATTCTGAAACAGGTTTTATAGCAAAAGATACAAAATCTGTAATTATATGGTGA
- a CDS encoding CRISPR-associated endonuclease Cas6: MEINVLTLNIIININLRKSDTEKIRGYLGNLFWDNPYAHQHKPDGSFIYQYPCVQYKVIDGSCLLIGFNEGSGIIMKTFHDLKSLNIDGKWEEILSKGLESYTTSFSILSEHTSYSFLTPWLALNEENHKKYRGMKNWEDKKELLNKILVGNVISMSKSLGYTVPSPIIADIKNIKEIHTSLKGTPMLGFLGTFSVNFEIPDYWGIGKSVSRGFGTVKKNLTQNNV; the protein is encoded by the coding sequence ATGGAAATAAATGTTTTAACGCTTAATATTATTATAAATATTAATTTAAGGAAAAGTGACACTGAAAAAATAAGGGGGTATTTGGGCAATTTATTTTGGGATAATCCTTATGCTCATCAGCATAAACCTGATGGAAGTTTTATCTACCAATATCCTTGTGTTCAATATAAAGTAATAGATGGTTCATGTTTGTTGATAGGGTTCAATGAAGGATCGGGAATCATTATGAAAACATTTCATGACTTAAAATCATTAAATATTGATGGCAAATGGGAGGAAATATTAAGCAAGGGATTAGAAAGTTATACGACATCCTTTTCAATATTGTCTGAACATACATCCTATTCTTTCCTCACCCCCTGGCTCGCCCTCAACGAAGAAAACCACAAAAAATACAGGGGAATGAAAAACTGGGAAGATAAAAAAGAATTGTTAAATAAAATTTTGGTTGGCAATGTAATTTCAATGTCAAAAAGCCTTGGTTACACTGTGCCATCGCCGATTATTGCAGATATTAAAAACATAAAAGAAATTCACACCTCCCTCAAAGGCACCCCTATGCTCGGCTTTCTCGGCACGTTCTCCGTCAACTTTGAAATCCCTGATTACTGGGGAATCGGGAAGTCGGTGTCGAGAGGGTTCGGGACGGTGAAAAAAAATTTAACTCAAAACAATGTTTAA